NNNNNNNNNNNNNNNNNNNNNNNNNNNNNNNNNNNNNNNNNNNNNNNNNNNNNNNNNNNNNNNNNNNNNNNNNNNNNNNNNNNNNNNNNNNNNNNNNNNNNNNNNNNNNNNNNNNNNNNNNNNNNNNNNNNNNNNNNNNNNNNNNNNNNNNNNNNNNNNNNNNNNNNNNNNNNNNNNNNNNNNNNNNNNNNNNNNNNNNNNNNNNNNNNNNNNNNNNNNNNNNNNNNNNNNNNNNNNNNNNNNNNNNNNNNNNNNNNNNNNNNNNNNNNNNNNNNNNNNNNNNNNNNNNNNNNNNNNNNNNNNNNNNNNNNNNNNNNNNNNNNNNNNNNNNNNNNNNNNNNNNNNNNNNNNNNNNNNNNNNNNNNNNNNNNNNNNNNNNNNNNNNNNNNNNNNNNNNNNNNNNNNNNNNNNNNNNNNNNNNNNNNNNNNNNNNNNNNNNNNNNNNNNNNNNNNNNNNNNNNNNNNNNNNNNNNNNNNNNNNNNNNNNNNNNNNNNNNNNNNNNNNNNNNNNNNNNNNNNNNNNNNNNNNNNNNNNNNNNNNNNNNNNNNNNNNNNNNNNNNNNNNNNNNNNNNNNNNNNNNNNNNNNNNNNNNNNNNNNNNNNNNNNNNNNNNNNNNNNNNNNNNNNNNNNNNNNNNNNNNNNNNNNNNNNNNNNNNNNNNNNNNNNNNNNNNNNNNNNNNNNNNNNNNNNNNNNNNNNNNNNNNNNNNNNNNNNNNNNNNNNNNNNNNNNNNNNNNNNNNNNNNNNNNNNNNNNNNNNNNNNNNNNNNNNNNNNNNNNNNNNNNNNNNNNNNNNNNNNNNNNNNNNNNNNNNNNNNNNNNNNNNNNNNNNNNNNNNNNNNNNNNNNNNNNNNNNNNNNNNNNNNNNNNNNNNNNNNNNNNNNNNNNNNNNNNNNNNNNNNNNNNNNNNNNNNNNNNNNNNNNNNNNNNNNNNNNNNNNNNNNNNNNNNNNNNNNNNNNNNNNNNNNNNNNNNNNNNNNNNNNNNNNNNNNNNNNNNNNNNNNNNNNNNNNNNNNNNNNNNNNNNNNNNNNNNNNNNNNNNNNNNNNNNNNNNNNNNNNNNNNNNNNNNNNNNNNNNNNNNNNNNNNNNNNNNNNNNNNNNNNNNNNNNNNNNNNNNNNNNNNNNNNNNNNNNNNNNNNNNNNNNNNNNNNNNNNNNNNNNNNNNNNNNNNNNNNNNNNNNNNNNNNNNNNNNNNNNNNNNNNNNNNNNNNNNNNNNNNNNNNNNNNNNNNNNNNNNNNNNNNNNNNNNNNNNNNNNNNNNNNNNNNNNNNNNNNNNNNNNNNNNNNNNNNNNNNNNNNNNNNNNNNNNNNNNNNNNNNNNNNNNNNNNNNNNNNNNNNNNNNNNNNNNNNNNNNNNNNNNNNNNNNNNNNNNNNNNNNNNNNNNNNNNNNNNNNNNNNNNNNNNNNNNNNNNNNNNNNNNNNNNNNNNNNNNNNNNNNNNNNNNNNNNNNNNNNNNNNNNNNNNNNNNNNNNNNNNNNNNNNNNNNNNNNNNNNNNNNNNNNNNNNNNNNNNNNNNNNNNNNNNNNNNNNNNNNNNNNNNNNNNNNNNNNNNNNNNNNNNNNNNNNNNNNNNNNNNNNNNNNNNNNNNNNNNNNNNNNNNNNNNNNNNNNNNNNNNNNNNNNNNNNNNNNNNNNNNNNNNNNNNNNNNNNNNNNNNNNNNNNNNNNNNNNNNNNNNNNNNNNNNNNNNNNNNNNNNNNNNNNNNNNNNNNNNNNNNNNNNNNNNNNNNNNNNNNNNNNNNNNNNNNNNNNNNNNNNNNNNNNNNNNNNNNNNNNNNNNNNNNNNNNNNNNNNNNNNNNNNNNNNNNNNNNNNNNNNNNNNNNNNNNNNNNNNNNNNNNNNNNNNNNNNNNNNNNNNNNNNNNNNNNNNNNNNNNNNNNNNNNNNNNNNNNNNNNNNNNNNNNNNNNNNNNNNNNNNNNNNNNNNNNNNNNNNNNNNNNNNNNNNNNNNNNNNNNNNNNNNNNNNNNNNNNNNNNNNNNNNNNNNNNNNNNNNNNNNNNNNNNNNNNNNNNNNNNNNNNNNNNNNNNNNNNNNNNNNNNNNNNNNNNNNNNNNNNNNNNNNNNNNNNNNNNNNNNNNNNNNNNNNNNNNNNNNNNNNNNNNNNNNNNNNNNNNNNNNNNNNNNNNNNNNNNNNNNNNNNNNNNNNNNNNNNNNNNNNNNNNNNNNNNNNNNNNNNNNNNNNNNNNNNNNNNNNNNNNNNNNNNNNNNNNNNNNNNNNNNNNNNNNNNNNNNNNNNNNNNNNNNNNNNNNNNNNNNNNNNNNNNNNNNNNNNNNNNNNNNNNNNNNNNNNNNNNNNNNNNNNNNNNNNNNNNNNNNNNNNNNNNNNNNNNNNNNNNNNNNNNNNNNNNNNNNNNNNNNNNNNNNNNNNNNNNNNNNNNNNNNNNNNNNNNNNNNNNNNNNNNNNNNNNNNNNNNNNNNNNNNNNNNNNNNNNNNNNNNNNNNNNNNNNNNNNNNNNNNNNNNNNNNNNNNNNNNNNNNNNNNNNNNNNNNNNNNNNNNNNNNNNNNNNNNNNNNNNNNNNNNNNNNNNNNNNNNNNNNNNNNNNNNNNNNNNNNNNNNNNNNNNNNNNNNNNNNNNNNNNNNNNNNNNNNNNNNNNNNNNNNNNNNNNNNNNNNNNNNNNNNNNNNNNNNNNNNNNNNNNNNNNNNNNNNNNNNNNNNNNNNNNNNNNNNNNNNNNNNNNNNNNNNNNNNNNNNNNNNNNNNNNNNNNNNNNNNNNNNNNNNNNNNNNNNNNNNNNNNNNNNNNNNNNNNNNNNNNNNNNNNNNNNNNNNNNNNNNNNNNNNNNNNNNNNNNNNNNNNNNNNNNNNNNNNNCGCGGAAGAGAAACCCACAAAAATCGCGACTTGACCGGAGGCGCTGGGGCAAAGGACTCAAGACATCATACGAAGTCCTCCTGCTTCCTTCCTCTAAGCAGAGGGAGCTAGAGCCTCGGCCTTTCCGATAGGCGCTCGGCCAGGCGTGTACTTTTACTTAAGGGAAGGCTTCGGAAGGATTTCTTATCACACGGGAGGCAGGGTAAAAGTGCCTAAGTTTAGGAGGCTGGATCACGGCATCAGACCTTGCCCGTGTAAGGGGTATTGGGAGCTATTCGGCCGGAAATAACAACTCACCCTGCCTAGGCAGAGCAGCCTTTTGCGGAAGGTTCGCCAAAAAATCTTCTATTCTATAGAACCCCTCTTCACCCGGGGGAATAGAGCGCACCCATCCCTCGCGAATAAGCGCTTGATTTCCTTCTGTTGGCAGATTCAGCACAAAAACTGGTCTACCCAAGCGCCTGGCCTCTTCAGCTGCTGCCCAGGTTCCGCTCTTTGTGCGCTTAGGGCCTTTCTTACCCTCCTTTAAGGTTTCTTTAAGCCCGGTCTGCACCACCAAAACAACATCCGCAAGTCCCACTACAAGGCGGTTGCGCCACATGGCATATTGGGCTCTCCAAGGGGCGTACGGCTCCAGCGCCGAAAGCACTAAAAGTTGCTCCTCCAAATAAGGGCTCAAGTCTCTTAGCCTCGCTCTAGCCTCCTTGGAAATTAGGCCAAAAGGAACTACGGCCACAGCTTTCCCAGTTTCTAAAGCGCCTTGGGTAGCTAAGAGATCCACGCCCTTTGCCAGACCCGAAACCACCACATACCCTTTACTGGCGAAGTGGCGCCCTGCTTTTCGAGCCCAAGAGAGTGCATCCTCTGTTGCATGCCGAGAACCTATTATGGCGATAGTTCGTTGGGAGTTCGCTAACTGTGCATCACCTATGTAATACAGCTTGGGGGGCGCCTTAAGGGATAGGAGCCGCTGGGGGTAGAGAGAATCCCCGGGGACTAGCTGGGGAAGGGATTCTGAATGCATGGTTCGATGTTACCGCACCTAATCCTTCAACCCATCACGTGCCCTGGAAATCTGCCTCACGGCCACGAGCAAGTGGCGCCCGCTTCCGGGTAGCCGTGAAGGTCACGGGGTGAATATGTCGCACGCCGTTTTCTTGCAAGCGGGAAATGGCTGCACTCATTGTGGCGCCAGTGTCCAATAAGTCATCCAAAAGCAGGATGCGCCTGGGAAGTAGCCCTTTTTCTGTCACCTGCATCCGCTCATATATTTTCTCGAAACGTTTCTCCGACGGGGCGCGCTTCATGGAAGGACCTCCAGTCTGGTCTAAAATGCGCAACACTGGCAGGCCTAATACTTGACCCAAAGCCTCTGCTAACAGATAAACGGGTTGAAAGGGACGATTTTTACTTGGGGGTATGGGCACAATGGCTTCCAAAGTAGCAAGATGTACGGCTGCTATGTGGCTCTTGTGCTTCAGGTAGAAAGCCATTGAAGAGGCCGCTAGCTGCGCAAGATTCTTTTTTTCTTTTTCATGCCAGCCTTGGAGCTTGTATTTTAGCTTATAAGTGATCTCCGCAATAGGTGCTCTTATGTAAGTTCCAGGACCACCTTCGGTGTGTATATCTAGCGCAAACACATTGATCTGCCCACGCTGAAAGCGCCGAGGGCGGCAGGCAACGGGAGGAAACTCTCCATCTGAAAGGAGAACCCTCCGAGCTTCACCCAAGTCCAGTTTTTTTTGATCCTCGTAGGTTTCCACCCTGATCACATCCGGATGGGGTTCAAGTGGCCAGCGGCGTAGCCGTTTAAACTCGGGCGAGTCAAAGTTGTCCAGGGTCAAACGTTTGCTCCTGCCATCCGAAAAGACAAAAACGGTACCTAAGGGCCACTCTTTCATGCAACTTACTCTAGGTGCTCCGCCGGGCCAGGTGCGTGATCTCTGCCACACGAAACCTGGGTTAAAGCTAAACTAACCCAAATTACTACCCATTCCTGGGCCTGAAAAGGAAGAAAGCGCCAGATCCTACTCCTGAAGGTCTTTGTCCACCCGGCTCATGAGCATGATGGGTGGGGTGGGCAGGCCTTTCTGGCGGGGACGGACCTCTCCTTGTGGCCACGGGCGCGGAGGCTTTTTGCGGACTCGGGGTACCGGGGTCTGGAGGAAACGGCTTCTTCCCTGGGTTTGGAGCTGGAGAAGGACCTTTGCCTGGCTGGGGCGGAACCGGCGTCTTGCCAAGGACTATGAGGAGAACCCTGGGGTAAGCGAGGCCTGGGTCTATCTGGGCACGCTACGATTGCTGGTGAAGCGGTTAGCCAAGGCCGCGTAACTGCCCGCGGAGGACTTTTACGACAGCCTCTTATCGGGGATCTTCAGCACCGCGTAAGTCCGGCGTGAACTCCACCTCGTCCAGGTCAAACGGCCTCGAGGCCCTTTCCAAAACCTTCGCCAGCACGCTTCCTTCCATGCCTTCACCTCCGCTTTCCCTATGGGCGTTAGCCCCCCTCTACTCCAACACCACCACCACTTCGCTCCCCCTCCGGAGGACCTCCACCCTCCGGGCCTTACCTCCGGCCCTCAGGTAGGCCTCGGCCAGGGGGTCCGCCACCAACTCCTCCACCGCCCTCTGCAGGTCCCGGGCCCCGAAGCGGGTGTCCACCCGCCCCAGGATGAGGGGCACCACCCCCTCGTCCACCCGCGCCTCCCTCACCCCGGCCCGCCGGGCCCAGCCCTCCACGTAGTCCCGCACCACCTTGGCCGCTAACCTCTCCAAGGCCTCCCCGGAGAAGGGCTTGAAGGCGGCGATCACGTCCAGGCGGTTCACCCACTCGGGCCGGAGGCCCTTTTGGACCAGGCGCTCCCGGAGGTTCTCCCCCAGGCCCCCGCCGTAGAAGGCCTCCTCGGCCATGAGGTTGCTGGT
The Thermus aquaticus DNA segment above includes these coding regions:
- a CDS encoding DNA-processing protein DprA — encoded protein: MHSESLPQLVPGDSLYPQRLLSLKAPPKLYYIGDAQLANSQRTIAIIGSRHATEDALSWARKAGRHFASKGYVVVSGLAKGVDLLATQGALETGKAVAVVPFGLISKEARARLRDLSPYLEEQLLVLSALEPYAPWRAQYAMWRNRLVVGLADVVLVVQTGLKETLKEGKKGPKRTKSGTWAAAEEARRLGRPVFVLNLPTEGNQALIREGWVRSIPPGEEGFYRIEDFLANLPQKAALPRQGELLFPAE